One window of Atribacter laminatus genomic DNA carries:
- a CDS encoding putative quinol monooxygenase, which yields MPKTNHIGDDKELVVLSLNHIKEGSEERARKALVDLVPLTNREPSCLFYQMHVNVGTEDNNYMVENPRFYMFYEIWRSRADWDKHMDMPYLQGWKNIAGDVCESWELYIWERVKLPTCPIFRGGDLINPKDKYTLLAMVDVKEDCEDRAWKEMLALVPYTHTEPGCISYEMHVNLDMDNMTANPRKIMYYENWYDYKVWKHEHMKADYLVRWFDMSPKVTHKIDLTGWKVIDHELTASGKEK from the coding sequence ATGCCGAAAACTAATCATATTGGCGATGACAAGGAATTGGTTGTTCTATCATTGAACCATATTAAGGAAGGTTCTGAGGAAAGAGCAAGAAAAGCATTGGTAGATCTTGTTCCTCTTACCAACCGAGAACCAAGTTGTCTTTTTTATCAAATGCATGTGAATGTGGGAACTGAGGATAATAATTATATGGTAGAGAATCCCAGATTTTATATGTTCTACGAAATCTGGAGAAGCAGAGCCGATTGGGACAAACATATGGATATGCCCTACCTCCAAGGTTGGAAAAATATAGCTGGTGATGTTTGTGAGAGCTGGGAACTATACATTTGGGAGAGAGTAAAGTTGCCAACCTGTCCAATCTTTAGAGGAGGAGATCTCATAAATCCGAAAGATAAATATACCCTTCTAGCTATGGTTGATGTTAAAGAAGATTGTGAAGATCGTGCCTGGAAAGAAATGCTGGCTTTAGTTCCTTATACACATACTGAACCTGGTTGCATCAGCTATGAGATGCATGTTAACCTGGATATGGATAACATGACTGCGAATCCAAGAAAGATCATGTACTACGAAAACTGGTATGACTATAAGGTTTGGAAACATGAACACATGAAGGCTGATTACTTAGTGCGGTGGTTTGATATGTCTCCAAAGGTAACTCATAAAATAGACCTGACTGGATGGAAGGTTATAGATCACGAATTGACCGCATCTGGAAAAGAAAAGTAA
- a CDS encoding SDR family NAD(P)-dependent oxidoreductase yields MRLKDKVVIVTGAGQGLGEAFCKGCAKEGANVVIVEINEETGKSIEHEIGGKAAFIRTDVSSQSQVKAMVDEVMKRFGKIDALICNAGIHAGGKFWEETPETWQKMFEVNVMGVVYCCQAVVPIMIKQGKGKIINVSSKAAVVGEPLHAAYSSSKGAVLSLIRAMASELGQYGIRVNGICPGTTLTPLGKSAISDPELRKALESGIPLGRLGEPEDHIGSIVYLASDESDWMTGQTIIVDGGLSMI; encoded by the coding sequence ATGAGATTAAAGGACAAAGTTGTTATAGTAACTGGTGCTGGTCAGGGGCTTGGGGAGGCTTTCTGTAAAGGTTGTGCAAAAGAAGGTGCGAATGTTGTCATAGTTGAAATTAATGAGGAAACAGGCAAGTCAATTGAGCATGAAATCGGAGGGAAAGCAGCATTTATTCGTACCGACGTTTCGTCACAATCGCAGGTTAAGGCAATGGTAGATGAGGTGATGAAGAGATTTGGTAAGATTGATGCATTGATTTGTAATGCTGGCATTCATGCTGGAGGTAAGTTCTGGGAAGAAACGCCAGAGACCTGGCAAAAAATGTTTGAAGTTAACGTAATGGGAGTCGTATACTGTTGCCAAGCAGTGGTACCAATTATGATTAAACAGGGTAAGGGGAAAATTATCAATGTTTCTTCTAAAGCAGCTGTTGTTGGTGAACCTCTCCATGCTGCCTATTCTTCTTCAAAAGGAGCTGTATTGTCGCTCATTAGAGCAATGGCATCAGAGTTGGGACAGTATGGCATTAGAGTAAATGGGATTTGCCCTGGCACTACATTAACCCCTCTTGGGAAATCCGCCATTTCAGATCCAGAATTGAGAAAAGCCTTGGAAAGTGGTATTCCATTGGGTAGACTGGGCGAGCCTGAGGATCATATTGGTTCTATTGTTTATCTTGCTTCAGATGAATCTGATTGGATGACTGGCCAAACGATAATAGTTGATGGTGGATTATCAATGATTTAA
- a CDS encoding branched-chain amino acid ABC transporter permease encodes MIYAIMYGLTIGAVLYLISIGLSLTFGTMRVINFAHTITYTIGAYILAASVNDFGIPFLWGGILAVLIAATAGYCIERFIIRRLYGESLDYTFIATFAVFLIGVDIVKWIWGVYPKPLSDPIGKSIDFMGFVFPVYRIFVIILAILVFFGLELFIKKSMVGKIIRAALDNKEGVRCLGIQVERYFSIAFVLGSALAAVGGVLYAPITAVHPYMGLNILLLCFAVVLTGGMGNLRGTFFASFILGMLISITGRFWPAGSEIVVFIAMAVVLFFRPIDI; translated from the coding sequence ATGATCTATGCAATTATGTACGGATTAACCATTGGAGCAGTCCTCTATCTTATATCTATTGGTCTATCTCTTACCTTTGGCACCATGAGAGTAATAAATTTTGCACATACGATTACCTATACAATTGGGGCTTATATTTTGGCGGCATCGGTAAATGACTTTGGTATACCCTTTTTATGGGGAGGTATTTTAGCAGTTTTGATCGCTGCTACGGCGGGATACTGTATAGAACGTTTTATCATTCGACGTTTATATGGGGAATCTCTGGATTATACTTTTATTGCGACCTTTGCAGTTTTTCTAATCGGAGTTGATATAGTCAAGTGGATATGGGGTGTATATCCGAAACCACTTAGTGATCCGATAGGAAAATCTATCGATTTTATGGGATTTGTTTTTCCTGTATATCGAATATTTGTAATAATTCTGGCAATATTGGTATTTTTTGGACTTGAATTATTTATAAAAAAGTCCATGGTTGGTAAGATTATTAGAGCAGCATTGGACAACAAAGAAGGAGTGCGTTGTCTTGGGATACAGGTTGAAAGGTATTTTTCTATTGCCTTTGTTTTGGGAAGTGCTTTAGCTGCTGTTGGTGGAGTTTTGTATGCACCTATTACAGCGGTTCATCCTTATATGGGTTTAAATATCTTACTTCTTTGTTTTGCCGTAGTTTTAACCGGAGGAATGGGAAATTTACGAGGGACTTTTTTTGCCTCCTTTATATTGGGCATGTTAATTTCTATTACAGGTCGTTTTTGGCCCGCTGGATCTGAAATTGTGGTTTTTATTGCTATGGCTGTTGTACTTTTCTTTAGACCAATAGATATTTAA